From Oceanococcus atlanticus, a single genomic window includes:
- a CDS encoding AAA family ATPase, with amino-acid sequence MASDNALTPLRQHIESRIIGQQTLVERLLIALLADGHLLVEGAPGLAKTRAIKALAEGVEADFHRLQFTPDLLPSDLIGTDIYRPENGSFEFQHGPIFHNLLLADEINRAPAKVQSALLEAMAERQITVGQTTRTLPDLFLVMATQNPIEQEGTYPLPEAQLDRFLLHVRVDYPDRDSERQILRLARGEARHDAGPPPQPLTQSVIFQARQDCLALHLSEAVEEYIVQLVHATRQPSAYGDDLARWIDYGASPRASIALERCARARAWLEGRDYVSPDDIQAIAPDVLRHRVLRSYTAEAEGISDDHLISELLGRVPVA; translated from the coding sequence ATGGCCAGCGACAACGCCCTGACGCCCCTTCGGCAACATATCGAATCCCGCATCATCGGACAGCAGACCCTGGTCGAGCGTCTGCTGATCGCCCTGCTCGCCGATGGTCACCTGCTGGTCGAGGGCGCCCCCGGGCTGGCCAAGACACGCGCGATCAAGGCGCTGGCCGAAGGGGTCGAGGCGGATTTCCATCGCCTGCAGTTCACCCCTGACCTGCTGCCCTCGGACCTGATCGGCACCGACATCTATCGTCCCGAAAACGGCAGTTTCGAGTTTCAGCACGGCCCGATCTTCCACAATCTGCTGCTTGCCGACGAGATCAACCGGGCGCCTGCCAAGGTCCAGTCGGCTCTGCTTGAAGCCATGGCCGAGCGCCAGATCACCGTCGGCCAGACCACCCGCACCCTGCCCGACCTGTTCCTGGTCATGGCGACACAGAACCCGATCGAGCAGGAAGGCACCTACCCGTTGCCCGAAGCGCAGCTTGACCGCTTCCTGCTGCATGTCCGTGTGGACTACCCCGACCGCGACAGCGAGCGCCAGATTCTGCGCCTGGCCCGCGGCGAGGCGCGCCATGATGCTGGCCCGCCACCGCAGCCACTGACCCAGAGCGTGATCTTCCAGGCCCGCCAGGACTGCCTGGCCCTGCACCTGAGCGAGGCGGTCGAGGAATACATCGTTCAGCTGGTCCACGCAACGCGACAGCCATCCGCCTATGGTGATGATCTGGCCCGCTGGATCGACTATGGCGCCAGCCCGCGCGCCAGCATTGCCCTGGAGCGCTGCGCCCGCGCGCGGGCCTGGCTTGAGGGACGCGATTACGTCTCTCCGGATGATATCCAGGCGATCGCCCCGGATGTCCTGCGCCACCGCGTCCTGCGCAGCTACACCGCAGAGGCGGAAGGCATCAGCGATGATCACCTGATCAGCGAACTGCTCGGCCGCGTGCCGGTCGCCTAG
- a CDS encoding BatD family protein produces the protein MRTLILLFIGLISTPLHATLSAYLDKNPLLAGETVTLTIRSESGKDDPDLSALEQDFQILGRSSSSQIRMVNGTTTRTHDWLIQLRPKRLGTLQIPAIRVGQAQTDPITLEVRKPELAQGQLPEAFIEFEADKRSAWLREQITVTARLYVRGDLLSGSFSEPASSHAVIEQLGDQSESQSLRGTHRYRVIERRYAIFAEQSGTLTLDGPVFSGEVADSNRRSQGLFGFGTPSRSLYAAADPLQIEIKPPPSDAATWLPAQDVQLSQSISPADGPWQVGQPLTRTVTLTVFGQLHTQLPDFTPALPANTQSFTEPAQEQTRSDGEQLIATRSYSTAIIPGAGNALTLPAVTLEWWDTASNTLRQATLPERVLKLTGAAPPAPTPQPQPQPLSAADNSAAPTPASIDTGVDWRWQVAALTCAAGWLGTLLAWLWQTRRRERSPATAPSVPDRREVLRALEHDDARRCRQALLDWARQASGQALRLDQLSQLSDDPALPAALAALDQAAYGGGDNVPREPLMQLVCHFRPTTQQADGRAALAPLYPE, from the coding sequence ATGCGAACCCTCATCCTGCTTTTCATCGGGCTGATCAGCACGCCCTTACACGCCACGCTCAGCGCCTACCTGGACAAGAACCCGCTTCTGGCGGGGGAAACCGTGACCCTGACCATACGCAGTGAATCAGGCAAGGATGACCCGGATCTGTCCGCACTGGAACAAGATTTCCAGATTCTCGGACGCAGCAGCTCCAGCCAGATCCGCATGGTTAATGGAACCACCACACGGACCCACGACTGGCTCATTCAGCTCCGCCCCAAGCGTCTGGGCACGCTACAGATTCCGGCGATCCGCGTCGGCCAGGCGCAGACCGACCCGATCACCCTGGAGGTGCGCAAGCCAGAGCTGGCCCAAGGCCAGCTGCCCGAGGCCTTCATCGAGTTCGAAGCGGACAAGCGCAGCGCCTGGCTGCGCGAGCAAATCACCGTAACCGCACGGCTGTACGTGCGCGGCGACCTGCTCTCCGGCAGCTTTTCCGAGCCGGCCAGCAGCCATGCCGTGATCGAACAGCTGGGCGATCAAAGCGAGAGCCAGAGCCTGCGCGGCACACACCGCTACAGGGTGATCGAGCGGCGTTACGCCATCTTCGCCGAACAGTCCGGCACGCTGACCTTGGACGGCCCGGTGTTCAGCGGTGAGGTGGCCGACAGCAACCGGCGCAGCCAGGGGCTGTTCGGGTTCGGCACGCCGTCGCGCAGCCTCTATGCCGCGGCCGATCCGCTGCAGATCGAAATCAAACCGCCGCCATCAGACGCCGCAACGTGGCTGCCGGCGCAGGATGTGCAACTCAGCCAGAGCATCAGCCCGGCCGATGGTCCTTGGCAGGTCGGTCAACCGTTGACCCGCACCGTCACCCTGACCGTATTCGGGCAGCTGCACACCCAGTTGCCCGACTTCACGCCGGCCCTGCCCGCCAACACGCAAAGCTTCACCGAACCGGCCCAGGAACAAACCCGCAGCGACGGCGAGCAGCTGATCGCCACGCGCAGTTACAGCACGGCGATTATTCCCGGCGCTGGCAACGCACTGACACTGCCCGCGGTCACGCTTGAGTGGTGGGATACGGCCAGCAATACGCTGCGTCAGGCAACCTTGCCCGAGCGTGTGCTCAAGCTCACTGGCGCGGCCCCGCCAGCGCCAACACCTCAGCCACAGCCGCAGCCCTTGTCAGCCGCCGACAACTCGGCCGCGCCCACACCGGCAAGCATCGACACAGGGGTGGACTGGCGTTGGCAGGTCGCCGCCCTGACCTGCGCCGCGGGCTGGCTGGGCACCTTGCTGGCGTGGCTGTGGCAGACCCGCCGACGCGAACGCAGCCCGGCCACAGCCCCGTCCGTGCCTGACCGCCGTGAGGTCCTGCGAGCGCTGGAGCATGACGATGCGCGACGCTGTCGCCAGGCTTTGCTTGACTGGGCGCGCCAGGCCAGCGGCCAGGCGCTGAGGCTGGACCAGCTCAGCCAGCTGAGTGATGATCCCGCCCTGCCCGCGGCCCTGGCCGCGCTGGATCAGGCGGCTTACGGCGGCGGTGACAACGTCCCCCGCGAACCGCTGATGCAGCTGGTGTGCCATTTTCGCCCTACCACGCAGCAGGCCGATGGCCGCGCTGCGCTCGCCCCGTTATACCCGGAGTAA
- a CDS encoding TonB-dependent receptor domain-containing protein produces MREAKDKRLPTGLRVLASITTAAAIGFTGAAVADTGEAKIRINVRDGMGTDHPIVTTLSAGQEVDILEYAGEFVRVRTSGGSEGYLKQRYLNVTKDMVTAAEPAPAPAPAPAPMAAPQPAPAPVAQAPVAAPAPAEDASSGDDAVALDRIQVTGSRISRADIEGALPVTVISRDDIERSGKTSVSEALRSLSFNSSGSYVQTSGNSFTGQAQVNLRGLGAERSIILVNGRRLPISPVSTSAADLNAIPLAAVERIEVLSDGASAVYGADAIGGVVNVILRKDFEGSAVSFGAGSPSENGGDTREASYVTGISTGKSNAILGGSYYRKDLIPLSARPYSRSEFGDGQDFGTTGGLSGYGNSVFSADFSRQLDAPDAACPEDRGFYRYTDDGSFNLAGGPLCTYDYTGIAADTASLEAASLFAYSERQINDTWSTSFDATYSQTQSFGRFAPAPALLSVPAAAPSNPYGEDIFIAHRYLALGPRDTEVQNDIVHVVGTLKGDFANYSAEAGLRLFRYSSNEFGRNYVLNSVAAANAASGAYNPLDVNNPGAPEVLNSMKVTINRDGYSEAREAFANFDFPMVAETGAGPVGLAVGGEYREEEFADVYDSQSEAGTVGGSAGNSSSGERDFFALYAETLVPLAEGLEMGLAVRFDDYSDVGSEFSPKVSFRYNPMDNLTVRASYGQGFRAPLLSELNANDSFSAETVRDLVVCDANGQDLTTCPQVQKDTYFVANNNLDPETSDQFSLGVVFQPTDFWDISLDYYNIVINDSISTPSPQSLVLRELAGQALPDGSSITRLASGAIDSITSQTVNIAEIKTDGLDLNTNVSLNLGQWGRLKSGITLSWVLGFTEDDGATPVQDQVGYARIGSSSAVPEYRGTWQTMWAVSDYTVTWVVSHIADTALTQLPSAANPLLLEKVGHTPSYTLHDLQVQYATPWDSDISLGVRDLFDRGANVNRSLGNPFYDQELYDPTGRMPYVKFTQRF; encoded by the coding sequence ATGAGGGAAGCAAAGGACAAGCGTTTGCCCACGGGCTTGCGTGTCTTGGCGTCAATCACGACCGCTGCTGCGATCGGTTTTACCGGGGCGGCTGTGGCCGACACCGGTGAGGCCAAGATTCGTATCAACGTCCGTGATGGCATGGGTACGGATCATCCGATTGTCACGACCTTGTCCGCTGGACAGGAAGTCGACATTCTCGAATACGCTGGTGAATTCGTGCGTGTTCGGACCTCGGGTGGTTCTGAAGGCTATCTGAAGCAGAGATACCTGAACGTGACCAAAGACATGGTTACCGCTGCAGAGCCGGCACCTGCGCCTGCCCCGGCACCGGCGCCCATGGCGGCACCGCAGCCGGCACCTGCGCCGGTCGCCCAAGCGCCTGTGGCGGCACCTGCCCCCGCAGAAGACGCGAGCAGTGGCGATGATGCGGTGGCCCTGGATCGCATTCAGGTTACCGGGTCACGTATTTCACGTGCCGACATTGAAGGTGCGTTACCCGTCACCGTTATTAGTCGTGACGACATTGAGCGCAGTGGTAAGACATCCGTCAGCGAGGCCCTGCGTTCACTGAGCTTCAACTCGTCGGGTTCCTATGTGCAGACCTCCGGTAACAGCTTTACCGGTCAGGCTCAGGTCAACCTGCGTGGCCTGGGTGCAGAGCGCTCGATCATTCTGGTCAACGGCCGACGTCTGCCGATTTCGCCGGTGAGCACCAGCGCGGCTGACTTGAACGCCATTCCGCTGGCTGCTGTCGAGCGTATCGAAGTGCTCTCCGATGGCGCATCAGCGGTCTATGGTGCCGATGCCATCGGCGGTGTGGTCAACGTTATCCTGCGTAAGGACTTCGAAGGCTCTGCGGTCAGCTTCGGGGCCGGTTCGCCGTCTGAAAATGGCGGTGACACTCGCGAAGCGTCCTATGTGACGGGTATCTCCACCGGGAAATCGAATGCGATTCTTGGTGGTTCCTACTATCGCAAGGACCTGATTCCGCTGTCAGCGCGTCCGTACAGCCGTTCGGAATTCGGTGATGGTCAGGACTTCGGCACCACCGGCGGTCTGTCCGGCTATGGCAACAGCGTGTTCAGCGCAGATTTCAGCCGTCAGCTCGACGCACCGGATGCGGCTTGTCCGGAAGATCGCGGTTTCTACCGTTACACCGACGATGGCAGCTTCAACCTGGCAGGTGGTCCGCTGTGTACCTATGACTACACCGGTATCGCAGCAGATACGGCCTCTTTGGAAGCGGCTTCGCTGTTTGCGTATTCCGAGCGTCAGATCAACGACACCTGGTCGACTTCGTTCGATGCAACGTACTCGCAGACTCAAAGCTTCGGCCGTTTCGCGCCGGCACCGGCACTGCTTTCCGTGCCAGCTGCGGCACCGAGCAACCCGTATGGCGAAGACATCTTCATTGCACACCGCTACCTGGCCCTTGGGCCGCGTGATACCGAAGTGCAGAACGACATCGTGCATGTGGTCGGTACGTTGAAAGGTGATTTCGCCAATTACAGTGCTGAAGCTGGTCTGCGTTTGTTCCGCTACAGCTCGAATGAGTTCGGTCGTAACTACGTGCTGAATTCGGTGGCTGCGGCCAACGCTGCGTCGGGCGCTTACAACCCGCTGGACGTCAACAACCCGGGTGCGCCCGAGGTTCTGAACAGTATGAAAGTCACCATCAACCGTGACGGCTATTCAGAAGCACGTGAAGCGTTCGCGAACTTTGACTTCCCGATGGTTGCCGAAACCGGCGCTGGCCCGGTGGGCTTGGCCGTGGGTGGTGAGTACCGTGAAGAAGAGTTTGCCGATGTGTACGACAGCCAGAGTGAAGCCGGCACAGTCGGTGGCAGCGCAGGTAACTCGTCCAGCGGTGAACGTGATTTCTTCGCGCTCTATGCGGAAACTCTGGTGCCCTTGGCTGAAGGCCTCGAAATGGGCCTGGCGGTTCGCTTCGACGACTACAGTGACGTAGGCAGTGAGTTCAGTCCGAAAGTTTCCTTCCGCTACAACCCCATGGATAATCTGACGGTCCGTGCATCGTACGGTCAGGGCTTCCGTGCGCCGTTGTTGAGCGAGTTGAACGCCAACGATTCGTTCAGTGCGGAAACCGTACGTGACCTGGTGGTGTGTGATGCCAATGGTCAGGATCTGACGACCTGCCCGCAGGTTCAGAAAGACACCTACTTCGTGGCCAACAACAATCTGGATCCGGAAACTTCGGATCAGTTCAGCCTGGGGGTGGTGTTTCAGCCGACGGATTTCTGGGATATCAGCCTGGATTACTACAACATCGTAATCAACGACTCGATTTCCACCCCGTCGCCGCAGTCCTTGGTTCTGCGTGAACTGGCTGGCCAGGCTTTGCCGGATGGTTCGTCGATCACGCGTCTGGCCAGTGGTGCGATTGACAGCATCACCTCGCAGACGGTGAACATCGCCGAGATCAAGACCGACGGTCTGGATTTGAACACCAACGTGTCGCTGAATCTGGGACAGTGGGGCCGTCTGAAGTCCGGGATCACCCTCAGCTGGGTGTTGGGCTTTACCGAGGATGACGGTGCTACGCCGGTCCAGGATCAGGTTGGTTACGCACGTATTGGTAGCTCGAGTGCTGTGCCGGAGTATCGCGGTACCTGGCAGACCATGTGGGCGGTTTCGGATTACACCGTTACTTGGGTTGTCAGCCACATCGCCGATACGGCTTTGACCCAGCTGCCGAGTGCAGCCAACCCGCTGCTGCTGGAGAAGGTTGGTCATACGCCGTCGTACACACTGCATGATCTGCAGGTTCAGTACGCGACGCCGTGGGATTCGGATATCTCCCTCGGGGTGCGTGACCTGTTCGACCGTGGTGCTAACGTGAACCGCTCACTGGGCAACCCGTTCTACGATCAGGAACTGTATGACCCGACCGGGCGTATGCCGTACGTGAAATTCACGCAGCGGTTCTAA
- a CDS encoding DUF4381 domain-containing protein, with amino-acid sequence MTPGADPLANLKPIHLPAEPGWWPPAPGWWLLALSVVVLTIGMVLAWRHWRRRRAPVRQADAELARISAETDAVRQLSALNQLLRRVAARVYGPGAASLAPAQWSEFLTTHAPAGDQNPLRWQQLAQAPYRGIDASDDTLSIDALGMTRAWIQANLKRARPC; translated from the coding sequence ATGACGCCCGGCGCCGATCCGCTCGCCAATCTGAAACCCATCCATCTGCCCGCCGAGCCCGGCTGGTGGCCTCCTGCACCGGGTTGGTGGCTGCTCGCCCTGAGTGTGGTGGTGCTGACCATCGGCATGGTGCTGGCCTGGCGGCATTGGCGACGACGCCGCGCCCCCGTGCGCCAGGCCGACGCCGAGCTGGCCCGCATCAGCGCAGAAACCGATGCCGTTCGCCAGCTCAGCGCACTCAACCAGCTGTTGCGCCGGGTCGCAGCACGGGTCTACGGGCCAGGCGCCGCCAGCCTGGCGCCCGCGCAGTGGTCAGAATTTCTCACCACCCATGCACCCGCTGGTGATCAGAATCCGCTGCGCTGGCAGCAACTCGCACAAGCGCCCTACCGCGGCATCGACGCAAGCGATGACACGCTCAGCATCGACGCGCTGGGCATGACCCGAGCCTGGATTCAGGCCAATCTCAAGCGGGCAAGGCCATGCTGA
- a CDS encoding NAD-dependent epimerase/dehydratase family protein has protein sequence MNKAFVTGGSGFVGRNLIRRLRSEGVAVAALARSEAAANSVAALGAVPVRGDLAEPQSMASGMQGCDVVFHAAATVEDWGPHELFWQINVVGTENTLAAARAAEVGCFVHVGTEAVYATGRDAMQGLNEQRPLPDNPLPRYPLTKGEAERRVLAANSAAMRCVSVRPRLIWGRDDTSVLPKILAQVEAGKFVWPDHGRALTSTCHVDNVCEGLWLAAQRGRGGEAYFVSDGEPRTYRDFLGRQMRAHGYAEPTKSVPLWLAARFARTAEWLWENLPLRGAPPVHRLMIELGAKPVTVDDQKARQELGYRPVIQVDEVLPR, from the coding sequence ATGAACAAGGCATTTGTCACTGGCGGTTCCGGATTCGTTGGCCGCAATCTGATCCGCCGCTTGCGCAGCGAGGGTGTGGCCGTGGCCGCGCTGGCCCGCTCCGAAGCTGCGGCCAACAGCGTTGCCGCGCTGGGTGCAGTGCCGGTGCGCGGCGATCTGGCCGAGCCGCAGAGCATGGCGAGCGGGATGCAGGGTTGTGATGTGGTGTTCCATGCCGCGGCCACGGTTGAGGACTGGGGGCCGCATGAGTTGTTCTGGCAGATCAATGTGGTCGGCACCGAGAACACTTTGGCAGCGGCACGTGCCGCCGAGGTTGGCTGCTTTGTGCATGTTGGCACCGAGGCGGTTTATGCCACTGGGCGCGATGCCATGCAGGGGCTCAATGAACAACGCCCTTTGCCGGACAACCCATTGCCGCGCTATCCCTTGACCAAAGGCGAGGCCGAACGTCGGGTTTTGGCCGCCAACAGTGCGGCGATGCGCTGCGTCAGTGTACGTCCGCGCCTGATATGGGGTCGCGATGACACATCTGTGCTGCCCAAGATTCTGGCTCAGGTTGAGGCCGGGAAGTTTGTCTGGCCGGATCACGGGCGTGCCCTGACCAGCACCTGCCATGTCGACAACGTGTGTGAGGGCTTGTGGCTGGCGGCGCAGCGTGGCCGTGGCGGCGAGGCCTATTTCGTCAGCGACGGCGAGCCGCGAACCTACCGCGACTTTCTGGGCCGGCAGATGCGCGCGCACGGTTACGCTGAGCCGACCAAATCTGTGCCCTTGTGGCTGGCTGCGCGTTTCGCCCGCACGGCGGAATGGCTGTGGGAAAACCTGCCCTTGCGTGGTGCGCCACCGGTGCACCGTTTGATGATCGAGCTGGGCGCCAAGCCGGTCACTGTGGATGACCAAAAAGCGCGTCAGGAACTGGGTTATCGGCCTGTTATTCAGGTTGATGAGGTGCTACCTCGCTAG
- a CDS encoding VWA domain-containing protein, translating to MLSLHWPWMLLLLPLPWLVAAFAPAAARGDAITLPLALRQLAGQHEQARKRPWLALLAWLALLIAASRPIWLGEPVALPASGRDIVLAVDLSGSMDERDIAYQGRTVQRLAVVQAVAGEFLQRRVGDRVGLVLFGERAYLQSPLSLDRPTTRQLLDEAEVGLAGQKTAIGDAIGMAVKHLLAAGRNDDKVVILLTDGESNAGHLSPLKAAELAAQSGVRVHTIGFSGEQTIRLGPFVQSRQSPIDAQTLKRVAEATGGRFFTAQSVAALEQIYALLDEIEPVEVANLSFRPQTALFHWPLGLALLLTLLQLAPGVTQRWREQRA from the coding sequence ATGCTGAGCCTGCACTGGCCCTGGATGCTGCTGTTATTGCCGCTGCCCTGGCTGGTCGCCGCGTTTGCACCCGCGGCTGCGCGCGGCGACGCCATCACCCTGCCGCTGGCATTAAGGCAGCTGGCCGGCCAGCACGAGCAGGCCCGCAAGCGCCCGTGGCTGGCCCTGCTCGCGTGGCTGGCCCTGCTCATCGCAGCCAGCCGGCCGATCTGGCTGGGCGAGCCGGTGGCGTTACCGGCCTCGGGGCGCGACATCGTCCTCGCGGTTGATCTGTCCGGCAGCATGGACGAGCGCGACATCGCCTACCAAGGACGTACCGTGCAACGCCTGGCCGTGGTCCAGGCGGTGGCCGGCGAGTTTCTGCAACGCCGTGTGGGTGACCGGGTCGGCCTGGTGCTGTTCGGTGAACGCGCCTACCTGCAAAGCCCGCTGAGTCTTGACCGCCCCACCACCCGCCAACTGCTGGATGAGGCCGAAGTCGGTCTGGCCGGGCAGAAAACCGCCATCGGCGACGCCATCGGTATGGCGGTCAAACACCTGCTGGCGGCCGGGCGCAACGACGACAAAGTGGTCATCCTGCTGACCGACGGCGAAAGCAACGCCGGCCATCTCAGCCCGCTCAAGGCCGCAGAGCTGGCCGCGCAGTCGGGCGTGCGGGTCCACACCATCGGCTTTTCCGGCGAGCAGACCATCCGTCTCGGACCGTTCGTGCAAAGCCGTCAATCGCCCATTGATGCGCAGACTCTCAAACGTGTGGCCGAAGCCACCGGCGGTCGTTTCTTCACCGCGCAAAGCGTTGCCGCACTGGAGCAGATTTACGCCCTGCTCGATGAGATCGAACCGGTCGAAGTGGCCAATCTCAGCTTTCGCCCGCAGACCGCCCTGTTTCACTGGCCGCTGGGCCTGGCCCTGCTGCTGACCCTGTTGCAGCTCGCCCCTGGAGTGACGCAGCGCTGGCGGGAGCAGCGCGCATGA
- a CDS encoding VWA domain-containing protein, with translation MNALDNFHFLRPLWLLALPALWLLLWLMRDHFSTQSPWRQIIDPALLPHLNQSSGGGSGNTRGPLVLAVLGTALASLALAGPSWRQLPQPVYDSPLHRVLVMDLSTAMNAADIKPSRLARSKLLAQQLLNNQQEGDTALVAFAAEAFAVVPLTSDRGTVSHLLSSLSTELMPSAGDNLAAGINEARHLLEQGGANRGDIIVLTASPPDAAARDAVEHARQSGFRTHILAAGTPQGAPIPAPGGGWQRDSRNAITLARLPANELAELARSGGGLYRRVDQAGADFRLKPAMAFEASASGPSEDRFQADQWQDEGAWLLLPLILIAASAFRRGWLFGLLLCLPLLQPQSAYAGWWKTQDQQALEHFHAGDFATAADNFKQREWRASALYEAGEYEKAAELWSTGDRASDAYNQGNALARSGDLQAAIEAYAKALQRDPQLSDAQANRDLLEKLLEQQQQQQQQQQQQQQNDTSQSAQDDSSAEQQTSDADAEQDASNAADQAQSQQDPSSAENAQSAQGDDAQNADAQQNAPDENSAGEQSDSTQTAHGSDEAASEETSDASVQSGEFSPEDEQAQAVQQWLKRIPDDPGGLLRRKFERMQQRRQAQ, from the coding sequence ATGAACGCCCTGGACAACTTCCATTTCCTGCGCCCGCTGTGGCTGCTGGCTCTACCCGCCCTGTGGCTGCTGCTGTGGCTGATGCGTGATCACTTCAGCACGCAAAGCCCGTGGCGGCAGATCATTGATCCGGCGCTACTGCCCCATCTGAACCAGTCCAGCGGAGGCGGCTCCGGCAACACCCGCGGGCCGCTGGTCCTTGCTGTGCTGGGCACCGCGCTGGCCAGCCTGGCGCTGGCCGGCCCAAGCTGGCGTCAGTTGCCCCAGCCGGTGTACGACAGCCCCCTGCATCGCGTGCTGGTCATGGATCTGTCCACCGCCATGAATGCCGCCGACATCAAACCTTCACGTCTGGCACGCAGCAAGCTGCTGGCCCAGCAGCTACTGAACAACCAGCAGGAAGGCGATACCGCGCTGGTGGCCTTCGCCGCCGAGGCCTTTGCCGTGGTGCCGCTGACCTCCGATCGTGGCACCGTCAGCCACCTGCTCAGCAGTCTCAGCACCGAGCTGATGCCCAGCGCCGGTGACAACCTGGCGGCCGGCATCAACGAGGCGCGACATCTGCTCGAACAAGGCGGCGCGAATCGCGGCGACATCATCGTGCTGACAGCCTCGCCCCCCGATGCAGCGGCGCGTGATGCGGTTGAGCACGCCCGTCAAAGCGGCTTTCGTACCCACATCCTGGCCGCCGGCACACCCCAGGGCGCACCCATTCCGGCGCCTGGCGGTGGCTGGCAACGCGACAGCCGCAATGCGATCACCCTGGCCCGACTGCCGGCAAACGAGCTGGCCGAACTGGCGCGCAGCGGCGGTGGCCTGTATCGCCGCGTGGATCAGGCCGGCGCCGATTTCAGACTCAAGCCCGCCATGGCCTTCGAGGCCTCGGCCAGCGGCCCATCGGAAGACCGCTTCCAGGCCGATCAGTGGCAGGACGAAGGGGCCTGGCTGCTGCTGCCGTTGATCCTGATCGCGGCCAGCGCATTTCGCCGCGGCTGGCTGTTCGGGCTGCTGTTGTGCCTGCCCTTGCTGCAACCGCAAAGCGCGTATGCCGGCTGGTGGAAAACCCAGGATCAGCAGGCTCTGGAACATTTTCACGCTGGCGACTTTGCCACCGCGGCAGACAACTTCAAGCAGCGCGAATGGCGCGCCAGCGCGCTGTATGAGGCCGGTGAATACGAAAAGGCGGCCGAACTCTGGAGCACCGGTGATCGCGCCAGTGATGCCTACAATCAGGGCAACGCACTGGCCCGTAGTGGTGATCTGCAAGCCGCCATCGAGGCCTACGCCAAAGCGCTGCAACGCGACCCACAACTGAGCGATGCCCAGGCCAATCGCGATCTGCTCGAAAAGCTGCTCGAACAGCAACAGCAACAGCAACAGCAACAGCAACAGCAACAGCAAAACGATACCTCGCAGTCCGCGCAGGACGATTCCTCTGCCGAGCAGCAAACGAGTGATGCGGATGCCGAGCAAGATGCGTCCAATGCCGCCGATCAAGCTCAATCCCAGCAAGACCCAAGCTCGGCTGAGAACGCGCAAAGCGCACAGGGCGACGATGCGCAAAACGCTGACGCACAACAAAATGCGCCGGACGAGAATTCGGCCGGCGAGCAAAGCGACAGCACCCAGACCGCACACGGCAGCGACGAGGCCGCCTCCGAGGAGACCAGCGACGCGTCGGTGCAAAGTGGCGAATTCAGCCCCGAGGACGAACAGGCACAAGCTGTTCAACAATGGCTCAAACGCATTCCGGACGACCCGGGCGGCTTGCTGCGGCGCAAATTCGAGCGCATGCAACAACGTCGCCAAGCCCAGTGA
- a CDS encoding DUF58 domain-containing protein — protein sequence MALHRIELADLLAQRQHAGSVDLASRRRVFTDLAGTHLSGFRGRGMEFEEHRRYVPGDEIRSIDWRVTARTGHTHVRNYREERERPVILACDLRAPMWFGSQGCFKAVLAARVAARFAWAASANGDRVGGLCLHAQHSESRPASGQRGVMRLFRLLCDAPPAAAQMPPLSQLIEELRRIARPGALIVVIGDFHDLDSRGQQGLSMIGRHCELILGLVSDPLERQAPRPGLYPTRASDGKTAILNARDGHTRERWSRQFAQRQEQVRALAYACRAQYLDLRTEDGPDGAFAQPSRRRAG from the coding sequence ATGGCGCTTCATCGCATCGAACTGGCGGATCTGCTGGCCCAGCGCCAGCATGCCGGCAGCGTCGACCTGGCCAGCCGACGGCGCGTTTTCACCGACCTCGCCGGCACCCATTTGTCCGGCTTCCGCGGACGCGGCATGGAATTCGAAGAACACCGCCGCTACGTACCAGGGGACGAGATTCGCAGCATCGACTGGCGCGTCACCGCACGCACCGGCCACACCCATGTGCGCAACTACCGCGAAGAGCGCGAACGCCCGGTCATTCTGGCCTGCGACCTGCGCGCACCCATGTGGTTCGGCTCGCAGGGCTGCTTCAAGGCCGTGCTGGCCGCACGCGTAGCCGCACGCTTCGCCTGGGCCGCCAGCGCCAATGGCGACCGTGTTGGAGGCCTGTGCCTGCACGCTCAGCACAGCGAATCACGCCCGGCCAGCGGGCAGCGCGGAGTGATGCGCCTGTTTCGGCTGCTCTGCGATGCGCCCCCGGCGGCGGCCCAGATGCCGCCCTTGTCTCAGCTGATCGAAGAACTGCGGCGCATTGCCCGGCCGGGCGCCTTGATCGTGGTGATCGGCGATTTTCACGACCTCGACAGCCGCGGTCAGCAGGGCCTGAGCATGATCGGCCGGCATTGCGAACTGATTCTCGGACTGGTTTCGGACCCGCTGGAACGCCAGGCGCCACGTCCGGGCCTGTATCCGACGCGCGCTTCGGACGGCAAAACCGCCATTCTCAACGCGCGTGACGGGCACACGCGGGAGCGCTGGTCGCGTCAGTTTGCACAGCGCCAGGAGCAGGTCCGTGCCCTGGCCTATGCCTGCCGTGCCCAGTATCTCGATCTGCGCACCGAAGACGGCCCGGACGGCGCCTTTGCGCAACCATCTCGGCGGAGGGCAGGATGA